In the genome of Pseudomonas sp. LBUM920, one region contains:
- a CDS encoding peptidase C39 family protein, giving the protein MRLRSNVKTSLLLACALGLAACSGHPSRLAGLPERVELNGVPTFRSEAYLSGPSALASMLSQQGIVMTPGLLDKPLHLPGGEADLERNMQVLAREYGLMVYPLDNQLTAVLAQVAAGYPVMARINPSFWSGTRYVVVVGFNQQKSTVLLRSGMDRRLLMSFSDFESAWKSAGNWAILTQRPSQLPANVDAQRWQAAANATAQAGQEQAAAQALKVLAERK; this is encoded by the coding sequence TTGCGGTTACGGTCGAACGTTAAAACATCCCTGCTGCTGGCCTGCGCCCTGGGGCTCGCGGCCTGTTCCGGGCATCCGTCGAGGCTGGCGGGTCTGCCGGAGCGTGTCGAACTCAACGGCGTGCCGACCTTTCGCAGCGAGGCTTACCTGAGTGGCCCCTCGGCTTTAGCCAGCATGCTGTCGCAACAAGGCATTGTCATGACACCCGGTTTGCTCGATAAGCCCCTGCACTTGCCAGGCGGCGAGGCGGACCTGGAGCGCAACATGCAGGTGCTGGCGCGTGAATACGGGCTGATGGTGTATCCGCTGGACAACCAGCTGACGGCCGTGCTGGCGCAGGTGGCGGCCGGTTACCCGGTGATGGCGCGGATTAACCCGAGCTTTTGGTCTGGCACGCGCTATGTCGTGGTGGTGGGGTTCAATCAACAGAAGAGCACGGTGCTGTTGCGCTCGGGCATGGACCGGCGTTTGTTGATGAGCTTCAGCGACTTTGAGTCAGCGTGGAAGAGCGCAGGCAACTGGGCCATCCTGACTCAGCGCCCGAGCCAGTTGCCGGCGAATGTGGATGCGCAGCGCTGGCAGGCGGCGGCGAACGCCACCGCCCAAGCCGGCCAGGAGCAGGCGGCGGCGCAGGCGCTCAAGGTGTTGGCGGAAAGGAAGTAA